From the Streptomyces sp. Tu 2975 genome, one window contains:
- a CDS encoding PTS fructose transporter subunit IIABC: MTSPASGQRALKLLAVTACPTGIAHTYMAAEKLTQAAETLGIEMKVETQGSIGAENVLSDNDVREADGIIIAADKDVDRGRFVGKKVLAVGVAEGIRRPEQLIEQVQRAPVQGADEEAADAGPSKGAAGSGKERSVVYKALMNGVSYMIPFVVVGGLLIAVSLALGGDATAEGYVIPEGTFWGQVNAIGVVGFELMIPILSGYIAYAIADRPALVPGMIGGWIAGHGEFYDSEAGAGFIGAIVTGFLAGYLVLWIKKVKVPRFAQPIMPIIVIPVVATTALGLFFVYVIGEPISWVFTHLTDWLSGLTGTSAVLLGALLGLMIAFDMGGPVNKTAFLFGAGLIATGNQTVMGMCAAAIPVMPLGQGLATVIRRKLYSEQERETGMAALFMGMFGISEGAIPFAAARPAQVIPANMLGGAVAGAIAGMAGVEDAVPHGGPIVAVLGAVGGVPMFFVAVAAGTAVTALTTNALIGLKERAGRAAPAPALAGADGAGTAATDRALVGAPAEAGVAAGSRTRGASPSPSAAAASDASGDGSPGDSGILSGYLTAQTVRVRLDADTKDAAIREMAAMLATTGKVADPEALVRAALAREEQGTTGLGEEIAVPHAKTDAVTSPVVGFARSAEGVEWGSPDGTKAKLIFMITVPEAAAGDEHLRILAMLSRKLMDVEFRERLTAAPDEAAILAVLREVR; encoded by the coding sequence GTGACGAGTCCGGCGAGTGGGCAGCGGGCGTTGAAGCTGCTCGCGGTGACGGCCTGTCCGACAGGCATCGCCCACACCTACATGGCGGCGGAGAAGCTGACGCAGGCCGCCGAGACCCTCGGCATCGAGATGAAAGTGGAGACGCAAGGATCGATCGGCGCAGAGAATGTACTTTCTGACAACGATGTCAGAGAGGCGGACGGCATCATCATCGCCGCCGACAAGGATGTCGACCGCGGTCGCTTCGTCGGCAAGAAGGTGCTGGCCGTCGGCGTCGCGGAGGGAATCCGGCGCCCGGAGCAGTTGATCGAGCAGGTACAGCGGGCCCCGGTGCAGGGTGCCGATGAGGAAGCCGCGGACGCCGGCCCTTCGAAAGGCGCGGCCGGCAGCGGCAAGGAGCGCAGCGTCGTGTACAAGGCGCTGATGAACGGCGTCTCGTACATGATCCCGTTCGTCGTGGTGGGCGGGTTGCTCATCGCTGTCTCGCTGGCGCTCGGCGGTGACGCGACGGCCGAGGGCTATGTCATTCCCGAGGGCACCTTCTGGGGTCAGGTGAACGCGATCGGCGTCGTCGGCTTCGAGTTGATGATCCCGATCCTGTCCGGGTACATCGCCTACGCGATCGCCGACCGGCCCGCGCTGGTACCGGGCATGATCGGCGGGTGGATCGCCGGGCACGGCGAGTTCTACGACTCGGAGGCCGGCGCCGGCTTCATCGGGGCGATCGTCACCGGCTTCCTCGCCGGCTACCTCGTTCTGTGGATCAAGAAGGTCAAGGTCCCCAGGTTCGCGCAGCCGATCATGCCTATCATCGTGATCCCCGTGGTGGCCACGACAGCACTCGGCCTGTTCTTCGTGTACGTGATCGGTGAACCGATCTCGTGGGTCTTCACGCATCTCACCGACTGGCTCAGCGGTCTGACGGGCACGAGCGCGGTCCTGCTCGGCGCACTGCTCGGCCTGATGATCGCGTTCGACATGGGCGGACCGGTCAACAAGACCGCGTTCCTGTTCGGCGCCGGCCTCATCGCGACCGGCAACCAGACCGTGATGGGCATGTGCGCGGCCGCCATTCCGGTCATGCCGCTGGGGCAGGGCCTCGCCACCGTGATCCGGCGGAAGCTGTACTCGGAGCAGGAACGCGAGACGGGTATGGCTGCGCTCTTCATGGGCATGTTCGGCATCTCGGAGGGTGCGATCCCGTTCGCGGCCGCCCGTCCGGCGCAGGTCATCCCGGCGAACATGCTCGGTGGTGCGGTCGCCGGTGCGATCGCGGGCATGGCCGGTGTAGAGGACGCGGTTCCGCACGGTGGACCGATCGTGGCCGTGCTGGGCGCGGTCGGCGGTGTGCCGATGTTCTTCGTGGCCGTCGCCGCGGGCACCGCCGTCACCGCGCTCACGACCAACGCGCTGATCGGCCTCAAGGAGCGTGCCGGCCGGGCCGCGCCCGCTCCCGCCCTCGCCGGGGCCGACGGTGCCGGGACCGCGGCCACCGACCGAGCACTCGTGGGCGCGCCGGCAGAGGCCGGAGTCGCCGCCGGGTCCAGGACACGAGGAGCGTCCCCGTCCCCGTCCGCCGCTGCAGCGAGTGACGCGTCGGGGGACGGGAGCCCGGGCGACAGCGGCATCCTGTCCGGCTATCTGACCGCGCAGACCGTGCGGGTGCGGCTCGACGCCGACACCAAGGACGCCGCCATCAGGGAGATGGCCGCGATGCTGGCCACCACCGGCAAGGTGGCGGACCCCGAGGCGCTGGTGCGGGCCGCGCTGGCACGCGAGGAGCAGGGCACCACGGGGCTCGGCGAGGAGATCGCCGTACCGCATGCGAAGACGGACGCCGTCACATCGCCCGTCGTCGGATTCGCCCGCTCCGCGGAAGGCGTGGAATGGGGCTCGCCGGACGGCACCAAGGCCAAGTTGATCTTCATGATCACGGTGCCGGAGGCGGCCGCGGGCGACGAGCACCTGCGCATCCTGGCCATGCTGTCCCGCAAGCTCATGGACGTGGAGTTCCGTGAGCGCCTGACGGCGGCGCCGGACGAGGCCGCGATCCTCGCGGTGCTGCGCGAGGTCCGCTGA
- the cofD gene encoding 2-phospho-L-lactate transferase, with protein sequence MRIVVLAGGIGGARFLRGLKQAAPEADVTVIGNTGDDIHLFGLKVCPDLDTVMYTLGGGINEEQGWGREDETFQVKSELAAYGVGPEWFGLGDRDFATHIVRTQMLSAGYPLSAVTEALCDRWDPGVRLLPMSDDRVETHVAVTLDGERKVIHFQEYWVRLRASVAAEAVVPVGAEQAKPAPGVLEAIASADVILFPPSNPVVSVGTILAVPGIREAIAEAGVPVVGLSPIVGDAPVRGMADKVLAAVGVEATAAAVAQHYGSGLLDGWLIDTVDEPAVAAVEAAGIRCRAVPLMMTDVDAAADMARAALALAEEVQA encoded by the coding sequence ATGCGCATTGTGGTTCTGGCCGGCGGCATCGGCGGCGCCCGTTTCCTCCGCGGTCTCAAGCAGGCCGCGCCCGAAGCGGACGTCACGGTGATCGGCAACACCGGTGACGACATCCATCTGTTCGGACTGAAGGTCTGCCCCGACCTCGACACCGTGATGTACACGCTCGGCGGTGGCATCAACGAGGAGCAGGGCTGGGGCCGCGAGGACGAGACCTTCCAGGTCAAGAGCGAACTCGCGGCGTACGGGGTCGGCCCCGAGTGGTTCGGCCTGGGGGACCGCGACTTCGCCACCCACATCGTCCGTACGCAGATGCTGAGCGCCGGCTACCCGCTCAGCGCCGTCACCGAGGCCCTCTGCGACCGGTGGGACCCGGGCGTCCGGCTCCTGCCGATGTCCGACGACCGCGTGGAGACCCATGTAGCCGTGACGCTCGACGGCGAACGCAAGGTCATCCACTTCCAGGAGTACTGGGTGCGGCTGCGGGCCTCCGTGGCCGCCGAGGCGGTCGTCCCGGTCGGCGCCGAGCAGGCCAAGCCCGCGCCCGGAGTACTGGAGGCCATCGCCTCCGCGGACGTGATCCTCTTCCCGCCGTCGAACCCCGTGGTCAGCGTCGGAACGATCCTTGCCGTGCCCGGCATCCGGGAGGCCATCGCGGAGGCGGGCGTACCGGTCGTCGGCCTCTCCCCCATCGTCGGGGACGCGCCCGTGCGCGGGATGGCCGACAAGGTCCTCGCCGCGGTGGGCGTGGAGGCTACCGCGGCGGCGGTCGCACAGCACTACGGCTCCGGGCTGCTCGACGGCTGGCTCATCGACACGGTCGACGAGCCGGCGGTCGCCGCCGTCGAGGCGGCGGGCATCCGCTGCCGGGCGGTGCCGCTGATGATGACCGACGTGGACGCTGCCGCCGACATGGCCCGGGCGGCACTGGCGCTGGCCGAGGAGGTACAGGCGTGA
- a CDS encoding cation diffusion facilitator family transporter, with amino-acid sequence MSASGGTKAIVAALAANLAIAVAKFVAFLFSGSSSMLAESVHSLADSGNQGLLLLGGKKAQREATPQHPFGYGRERYIYAFLVSIVLFSVGGMFAIYEGYEKIKHPHEIEAWYWPVGVLVFAIIAETFSFRTAIKESNVVRGKLSWTQFVRRAKAPELPVVLLEDLGALVGLILALCGVSLALATGDGVWDGIGTLCIGVLLIVIAVVLAAETKSLLLGEAAGTEDIEKIKAATVDGRTVTRIIHMRTLHLGPEELLVAAKIAVEQHETADEVAEAINAAEDRIRAAVPIARVIYLEPDIYNEARAATGTDPAKSPGGSGH; translated from the coding sequence ATGAGCGCGTCAGGCGGTACCAAGGCGATCGTGGCAGCACTCGCCGCGAACCTCGCAATCGCGGTGGCCAAATTCGTGGCGTTCCTCTTCAGCGGTTCGTCGTCGATGCTCGCCGAAAGCGTCCACTCGCTCGCCGACTCGGGCAACCAGGGCCTGCTGCTGCTCGGCGGCAAGAAGGCCCAGCGTGAGGCGACCCCCCAGCACCCCTTCGGATACGGGCGCGAGCGCTACATCTACGCCTTCCTCGTCTCCATCGTGCTGTTCTCCGTCGGTGGCATGTTCGCCATCTACGAGGGCTACGAGAAGATCAAGCACCCGCACGAGATCGAGGCCTGGTACTGGCCGGTCGGCGTGCTGGTCTTCGCGATCATCGCCGAGACGTTCTCGTTCCGCACCGCCATCAAGGAATCCAACGTGGTGCGCGGCAAGCTCAGCTGGACGCAGTTCGTGCGCCGGGCCAAGGCGCCCGAGCTTCCCGTGGTGCTCCTCGAGGACCTGGGCGCCCTGGTCGGCCTGATCCTGGCCCTCTGCGGCGTCAGCCTCGCGCTGGCAACGGGCGACGGCGTCTGGGACGGCATCGGCACCCTCTGCATCGGTGTCCTGCTCATCGTGATCGCCGTCGTGCTCGCCGCGGAGACCAAGTCGCTGCTGCTGGGTGAGGCCGCGGGCACGGAGGACATCGAGAAGATCAAGGCCGCCACGGTCGACGGCCGTACCGTCACCCGAATCATCCACATGCGCACGCTCCACCTCGGTCCCGAGGAACTGCTCGTCGCCGCGAAGATCGCCGTCGAACAGCACGAGACCGCCGACGAGGTGGCGGAGGCCATCAACGCCGCCGAGGACCGCATCCGTGCGGCCGTGCCGATCGCGCGCGTGATCTACCTCGAGCCGGACATCTACAACGAGGCGAGGGCTGCCACGGGCACCGACCCCGCCAAGTCGCCGGGCGGCTCCGGCCACTGA
- a CDS encoding DUF3499 domain-containing protein, giving the protein MESRRSPLKSAVPSNVVSPVRRCSRTACGRPAVATLTYVYADSTAVLGPLATYAEPHCYDLCAEHSERLTAPRGWEVVRLTDGSAPARPSGDDLEALANAVREAARPQRTAEAGGQGGRRSADPMEVARRGHLRVLRSPDS; this is encoded by the coding sequence GTGGAGAGTCGTCGCAGCCCGCTCAAGAGTGCGGTACCGTCCAACGTCGTGAGCCCTGTACGTCGCTGTTCGCGCACCGCGTGCGGCCGCCCTGCCGTCGCGACACTGACGTACGTCTATGCCGATTCGACTGCGGTCCTCGGTCCGCTCGCCACCTACGCCGAGCCCCACTGCTACGACCTGTGCGCCGAGCACAGCGAGCGGCTGACGGCTCCACGCGGCTGGGAGGTCGTCCGGCTCACCGACGGCTCCGCCCCGGCCCGCCCCAGCGGCGATGATCTCGAAGCGCTCGCGAACGCGGTGCGCGAGGCGGCACGGCCCCAACGTACGGCGGAAGCGGGCGGCCAGGGCGGTCGGCGTTCGGCGGATCCCATGGAGGTCGCGCGCCGCGGCCACCTCCGGGTGCTGCGTTCCCCCGACTCCTGA
- a CDS encoding cysteine dioxygenase family protein — MNSDSDLQIAGDILAVQHLLQPAREHPATVAEFAGLARSIAADRAQWAHLVEYDATTRWYHRLGTGPGYEVWLLSWVPGQGSGLHDHGPSSGVLTVLEGELTERTARGERSLAAGAQRVFAPGYAHEVVNDSLEPAVSLHVYYPGLTEMPMHTAARCTTETVPV, encoded by the coding sequence ATGAACAGCGACAGCGACCTCCAGATCGCCGGCGACATCCTCGCCGTACAGCACCTGCTCCAGCCCGCCCGTGAGCACCCGGCCACCGTGGCCGAGTTCGCCGGCCTCGCCCGGTCCATCGCCGCCGACCGCGCGCAGTGGGCACACCTCGTCGAATACGACGCCACCACCCGCTGGTACCACCGGCTCGGCACCGGCCCCGGCTACGAGGTCTGGCTGCTCAGCTGGGTCCCCGGCCAGGGCAGCGGACTCCACGACCACGGCCCGTCCTCCGGTGTACTCACCGTCCTCGAAGGCGAGCTGACCGAGCGCACCGCACGCGGCGAGCGCTCACTCGCGGCCGGTGCGCAGCGGGTCTTCGCCCCCGGCTACGCGCACGAGGTGGTCAACGACTCCCTCGAACCCGCCGTGAGCCTGCACGTCTACTACCCGGGCCTGACCGAGATGCCGATGCACACGGCCGCGCGCTGCACGACGGAGACGGTTCCCGTCTGA
- a CDS encoding Trm112 family protein yields MPLEAGLLEILACPACHAPLDDRTAADTPELICTGKDCGLAYPVRDGIPVLLVDEARRPA; encoded by the coding sequence ATGCCGCTCGAAGCCGGCCTTCTGGAGATCCTCGCCTGCCCGGCCTGCCACGCCCCGCTCGACGACCGCACGGCAGCCGACACGCCCGAGCTGATCTGCACCGGCAAGGACTGCGGCCTCGCCTACCCGGTCAGGGACGGTATCCCCGTCCTTCTCGTCGACGAGGCCCGCCGCCCCGCATAA
- the manA gene encoding mannose-6-phosphate isomerase, class I, with product MDRLANTVRPYAWGSTTAIPELLGVAPTGEPQAEMWMGAHPGAPSRVSRGGEADQPLSDVIAAAPERELGEAAVAKFGPRLPFLLKLLAAAAPLSLQVHPDLAQARDGYGAEENARVPVDAPHRNYKDANHKPELICALTPFDGLCGFRAPAAAAELLAGLDVDSLKPYVDLLHAQPEDAALREVLTAVLTADPQEMAATVAEAAAAAERLGGVYAPYAEIARHYPGDPGVIAAMLLNHIRLQPGEALFLGAGVPHAYLDGLGVEIMANSDNVLRCGLTPKHVDVPELLRIVRFEATEPTVLRPEASPSGEEVYDTPIDEFRLSRYVLAPDAEPRDVTASTPQILLCTAGGVTTGELRLEPGESAFVPAGEKVEISGTDGGPGTVFRATVVA from the coding sequence ATGGATCGCCTCGCCAACACCGTGCGCCCCTACGCCTGGGGGTCCACGACCGCCATCCCGGAGCTGCTCGGCGTCGCTCCCACCGGCGAGCCGCAGGCCGAGATGTGGATGGGAGCACACCCGGGCGCACCGTCCCGCGTCAGCCGCGGCGGCGAGGCCGACCAGCCCCTCTCCGACGTGATCGCCGCCGCCCCCGAACGTGAGCTCGGTGAGGCGGCCGTCGCCAAGTTCGGTCCCCGGCTGCCCTTCCTCCTCAAGCTTCTGGCCGCCGCCGCGCCCCTGTCCCTCCAGGTCCACCCGGATCTCGCCCAGGCCAGGGACGGCTACGGCGCGGAGGAGAACGCGAGAGTCCCCGTCGACGCGCCGCACCGCAACTACAAGGACGCCAACCACAAGCCGGAACTGATCTGCGCACTCACGCCGTTCGACGGCCTGTGCGGTTTCCGCGCACCCGCCGCCGCGGCCGAGCTGCTCGCCGGACTCGACGTCGACTCCCTCAAGCCGTACGTCGACCTCCTGCACGCCCAGCCCGAGGACGCAGCCCTGCGCGAGGTGCTCACCGCCGTACTGACCGCGGACCCGCAGGAGATGGCGGCCACCGTCGCGGAGGCCGCGGCCGCCGCCGAACGGCTCGGTGGGGTGTACGCCCCCTACGCCGAGATCGCCCGCCACTACCCTGGTGACCCGGGCGTCATCGCGGCGATGCTGCTCAACCACATCCGACTGCAGCCGGGAGAAGCGCTGTTCCTCGGCGCCGGCGTGCCGCACGCCTACCTCGACGGACTCGGCGTCGAAATCATGGCCAACTCCGACAACGTGCTGCGCTGCGGGCTCACCCCCAAGCACGTGGACGTGCCCGAACTCCTGCGCATCGTACGGTTCGAGGCCACCGAACCCACTGTGCTGCGCCCCGAGGCGTCACCCTCCGGCGAAGAGGTCTACGACACCCCCATCGACGAGTTCCGGCTGTCCCGCTACGTGCTCGCGCCCGACGCCGAACCGCGCGACGTGACCGCGTCCACGCCGCAGATCCTGCTCTGCACCGCGGGCGGCGTCACGACCGGTGAACTGCGGCTGGAACCGGGCGAGTCGGCGTTCGTGCCGGCCGGGGAGAAGGTGGAGATCTCGGGTACGGACGGCGGTCCCGGCACGGTCTTCCGCGCGACTGTGGTGGCCTGA
- a CDS encoding phosphomannomutase/phosphoglucomutase: MAADLSQIVKAYDVRGVVPDQWDESLAELFGAAFVEVTGADAIVVGHDMRPSSPGLSGAFARGAAARGADVTLIGLCSTDQLYFASGHMGLPGAMFTASHNPAQYNGIKMCRAGAAPVGQDTGLADIRRLVETWSEQGAPAPAGTPGRVTERDTLTDYAEHLLSLVDLSAMRPLKVVVDAGNGMGGHTVPTVFGPLPLTLVPMYFELDGTFPNHEANPLDPANIVDLQARVREEGADLGLAFDGDADRCFVVDERGEGVSPSAITALVASRELAKHAGGTVIHNLITSWSVPEVVRENGGTPVRTRVGHSFIKEEMARTGAIFGGEHSAHYYFRDFWNADTGMLAALHVLAALGSQDGTLSDLVAQYDRYAASGEINSKVDDQAGRAAAVKAAFAAREDATADELDGLTVTTADWWFNLRASNTEPLLRLNVEARDEATMAKIRDEVLALVRA, translated from the coding sequence GTGGCTGCTGATCTGTCGCAGATCGTGAAGGCGTACGACGTCCGCGGGGTGGTGCCGGATCAGTGGGACGAGTCGCTCGCCGAACTGTTCGGTGCTGCCTTCGTCGAGGTGACGGGTGCGGACGCGATCGTCGTCGGCCACGACATGCGGCCGTCGTCGCCCGGCCTGTCGGGCGCCTTCGCGCGCGGCGCCGCCGCCCGCGGCGCCGACGTCACCCTCATCGGACTCTGTTCGACCGACCAGCTGTACTTCGCCTCCGGACACATGGGACTCCCGGGTGCCATGTTCACCGCCTCGCACAACCCGGCGCAGTACAACGGCATCAAGATGTGCCGCGCGGGTGCCGCCCCCGTCGGCCAGGACACCGGTCTTGCCGACATCCGCCGTCTCGTCGAGACCTGGTCCGAGCAGGGCGCCCCCGCCCCCGCCGGGACACCGGGCAGGGTGACCGAGCGCGACACGCTCACCGACTACGCCGAGCACCTGCTCTCGCTCGTCGACCTGTCGGCCATGCGTCCCCTGAAGGTCGTCGTGGACGCGGGCAACGGCATGGGCGGCCACACGGTCCCCACCGTCTTCGGCCCGCTCCCGCTCACGCTCGTCCCGATGTACTTCGAGCTGGACGGCACCTTCCCCAACCACGAGGCCAACCCGCTCGACCCGGCCAACATCGTCGACCTCCAGGCGCGTGTGCGCGAGGAGGGCGCGGACCTGGGTCTGGCCTTCGACGGCGACGCGGACCGCTGCTTCGTCGTCGACGAGCGGGGAGAGGGCGTCTCACCGTCGGCGATCACCGCCCTGGTGGCCTCCAGGGAGCTGGCCAAGCACGCCGGCGGCACGGTCATCCACAACCTGATCACCTCGTGGTCCGTGCCGGAGGTCGTCCGCGAGAACGGCGGCACGCCGGTGCGCACCAGGGTCGGGCACTCCTTCATCAAGGAGGAAATGGCCCGAACCGGGGCGATCTTCGGCGGCGAGCACTCGGCGCACTACTACTTCCGCGACTTCTGGAACGCCGACACGGGCATGCTCGCCGCGCTCCATGTCCTCGCGGCGCTGGGCTCCCAGGACGGCACGCTGTCCGACCTGGTCGCGCAGTACGACCGGTACGCAGCCTCCGGCGAGATCAACTCCAAGGTCGACGACCAGGCCGGACGGGCGGCGGCCGTGAAGGCCGCCTTCGCCGCCCGCGAGGACGCCACGGCCGACGAACTCGACGGGCTGACGGTGACCACCGCGGACTGGTGGTTCAACCTGCGCGCCTCGAACACGGAGCCGCTGCTGCGGCTCAACGTGGAGGCACGCGACGAGGCGACCATGGCCAAGATCCGCGACGAGGTGCTGGCGCTCGTACGGGCCTGA
- a CDS encoding SIS domain-containing protein, translated as MLDESLLDDPDALARADRRGLLRGAAEAGARVRTAARHADEAGIAQLSPEGRPRSVLVAGPGTAALGVADLIGALAGASAPVIPLRPTGVAHAAGALRWALPGWAGSLDLLLLTTTDGSEPGLALLAEQAYRRGCTVVAVAPQTAPLAEAVDAIHGLVVPMATAPYEAAEAAQAAAPGALWALFTPLLALLDRLALVDAPPEILAKVADRLDRTAERCGPAIATHSNPAKTLAADLADRLPLIWTEGAGAGPAGRRFAAVLAELAGRPALAAELPEALPAHGVLLAGDFTAGADQDDFFRDRVDEQQALRARVVLLRDRPAGGLTAAPAARELALGHDTAVSELEPEDGSQLESIAELLAVTDFAAVYLALAASGNHDE; from the coding sequence ATGCTCGACGAGTCGCTCCTCGACGACCCGGATGCCTTGGCCCGTGCCGACCGCCGCGGCCTGCTCCGCGGCGCGGCAGAGGCCGGGGCCCGGGTGCGCACGGCCGCCAGGCACGCCGACGAAGCCGGCATCGCGCAGCTCAGCCCCGAGGGCCGGCCGCGGTCCGTCCTCGTCGCGGGCCCCGGCACCGCGGCCCTGGGCGTGGCGGACCTGATCGGCGCCCTCGCCGGCGCCTCGGCCCCCGTCATCCCGCTCCGCCCCACCGGCGTCGCCCATGCGGCGGGCGCGCTGCGCTGGGCCCTGCCGGGCTGGGCGGGCTCGCTCGACCTGCTGCTCCTCACGACCACGGACGGCAGCGAACCCGGCCTCGCCCTGCTCGCCGAGCAGGCCTACCGGCGCGGCTGCACAGTCGTCGCCGTAGCCCCGCAGACCGCGCCGCTCGCGGAGGCGGTCGACGCGATCCACGGCCTGGTCGTCCCCATGGCCACCGCGCCCTACGAGGCGGCCGAGGCCGCCCAGGCGGCCGCCCCCGGCGCGCTCTGGGCGCTGTTCACGCCCCTCCTCGCGCTCCTCGACCGCCTCGCGCTGGTCGACGCGCCTCCGGAGATCCTCGCGAAGGTCGCGGACCGCCTCGACCGCACCGCCGAACGGTGCGGTCCCGCCATCGCCACGCACAGCAACCCGGCCAAGACGCTGGCCGCCGACCTCGCCGACCGGCTGCCGCTCATCTGGACGGAGGGCGCGGGCGCCGGTCCTGCGGGCCGCCGCTTCGCCGCGGTCCTGGCCGAGCTCGCGGGACGCCCCGCGCTCGCGGCCGAGCTGCCGGAGGCACTGCCGGCGCACGGAGTCCTCCTCGCCGGCGACTTCACGGCGGGCGCCGACCAGGACGACTTCTTCCGCGACCGGGTCGACGAGCAGCAGGCGCTGCGGGCCCGTGTCGTCCTGCTGCGCGACCGTCCGGCCGGCGGCCTCACGGCGGCGCCCGCCGCCCGCGAGCTGGCGCTCGGCCACGACACGGCCGTCAGCGAGCTCGAACCGGAGGACGGCTCACAGCTGGAGTCGATCGCCGAACTGCTCGCCGTCACCGACTTCGCGGCCGTGTACCTGGCACTCGCGGCCTCCGGCAACCACGACGAGTAG
- a CDS encoding WhiB family transcriptional regulator, with translation MTELFEQLLVEDADEELGWQERALCAQTDPESFFPEKGGSTREAKKVCLACEVRSECLEYALNNDERFGIWGGLSERERRRLKKAAV, from the coding sequence ATGACCGAGCTGTTCGAACAACTGCTGGTCGAGGACGCGGACGAGGAACTCGGCTGGCAGGAGCGCGCGTTGTGCGCCCAGACCGATCCCGAGTCCTTCTTCCCCGAGAAGGGCGGCTCCACCCGCGAGGCCAAGAAGGTCTGCCTCGCCTGCGAGGTCCGCTCCGAATGTCTCGAATACGCCCTGAACAACGACGAGAGATTCGGAATCTGGGGCGGCCTCTCGGAGCGGGAACGCCGGCGGCTGAAGAAGGCCGCCGTCTGA
- a CDS encoding DUF5719 family protein, whose product MKRTTISLIAVATALAAVTGFASLTAPDGEPTTEAAAPARLPVERSSLLCPAPSSADLAETRYTSFTPVMKAGAEDDAEDGAAAGEAAGDGADTAELRPSAATLADPAAAPADKDGEAEKDEENDKDTADEARKPVSDKPLLALKEPGKPVSAEESGGQAPALVGTATGRLAPGWTAQQTTAVSAGSGRGLLGVSCTAPDTDFWFPGASLADKRQDYVHLTNPDDTAAVVDVELYGKDGVLKSTVAEGIPVPGGAGLPVLLSTLTADRAEDVTVHVTTRTGRVGAVVRSAEEDSGSDWLAASADPAGTAVLPGIPADATSVQLVAFAPGDDDAELQVRLAGATGTITPAGAETLHVKSGMTASLDLKDVTRGEAGSLVLGPAEGRRATPVVAALRVVRGEGDKKEVAFIPAAAPVGQRATVADNRAKGSQLSLVAAGKAAEVKVTASAGTEGGTQVVKTYSVKAGTTLAVPAPVPAGLKGSYALTVETVSGGPVHASRSLEIAEDGIPMFTVQTLPDDRGMVAVPEAEQDLSVLDD is encoded by the coding sequence GTGAAGCGCACGACCATCTCCCTGATCGCCGTCGCCACGGCCCTCGCCGCGGTGACCGGCTTCGCCTCGCTCACCGCACCGGACGGGGAGCCGACCACGGAAGCCGCGGCTCCGGCACGGTTGCCCGTCGAGCGTTCCAGCCTGCTCTGCCCGGCCCCCAGCAGCGCGGACCTCGCGGAGACGCGTTACACCTCCTTCACCCCGGTCATGAAGGCCGGGGCGGAGGATGACGCCGAGGACGGGGCCGCCGCCGGCGAGGCGGCAGGCGACGGCGCGGACACGGCGGAGCTGCGGCCGTCCGCGGCCACGCTGGCCGATCCCGCCGCCGCGCCGGCGGACAAGGACGGCGAGGCCGAGAAGGACGAGGAAAACGACAAGGACACGGCGGACGAGGCCCGGAAGCCCGTGTCCGACAAGCCCCTCCTCGCCCTCAAGGAGCCCGGCAAGCCGGTCTCGGCCGAGGAGAGCGGTGGCCAGGCCCCGGCGCTCGTAGGGACGGCCACCGGCCGCCTCGCCCCCGGGTGGACCGCGCAGCAGACCACCGCCGTCTCCGCGGGCAGCGGCCGGGGCCTCCTCGGCGTCAGCTGCACCGCACCGGACACGGACTTCTGGTTCCCCGGCGCCTCACTGGCCGACAAGCGCCAGGACTACGTGCACCTGACCAATCCGGACGACACCGCCGCCGTCGTCGACGTCGAGCTCTACGGCAAGGACGGCGTGCTGAAGAGCACCGTGGCCGAGGGCATCCCGGTTCCCGGCGGGGCCGGCCTGCCGGTCCTGCTGTCGACGCTGACGGCGGACCGGGCCGAGGACGTGACCGTCCACGTCACCACCCGCACCGGCCGGGTCGGCGCCGTCGTGCGGTCCGCGGAGGAGGACAGCGGCAGCGACTGGCTGGCCGCCTCCGCCGACCCGGCGGGCACGGCCGTGCTGCCCGGCATCCCGGCGGACGCGACCTCCGTGCAGTTGGTGGCGTTCGCCCCCGGTGACGACGATGCGGAGCTCCAGGTGCGGCTGGCAGGTGCGACGGGCACCATCACTCCGGCCGGGGCGGAGACGCTCCACGTGAAGTCCGGGATGACGGCGAGCCTCGACCTGAAGGACGTCACCCGGGGCGAGGCCGGGTCCCTCGTCCTCGGCCCGGCCGAGGGCCGCCGGGCCACCCCGGTGGTGGCCGCGCTACGCGTCGTGCGGGGCGAGGGCGACAAGAAGGAGGTCGCGTTCATCCCGGCCGCCGCGCCGGTGGGGCAGCGTGCCACGGTGGCCGACAACCGGGCCAAGGGTTCCCAGCTGTCGCTCGTGGCGGCGGGCAAGGCCGCCGAAGTCAAGGTCACCGCGTCGGCGGGGACCGAGGGCGGTACGCAGGTCGTCAAGACGTACTCGGTGAAGGCCGGGACGACGCTGGCCGTGCCCGCGCCGGTGCCGGCCGGGCTCAAGGGTTCCTACGCGCTCACGGTCGAGACGGTGTCCGGCGGGCCGGTGCACGCGTCACGGTCGCTGGAGATCGCCGAGGACGGCATCCCGATGTTCACCGTCCAGACGCTGCCGGACGACCGCGGGATGGTGGCCGTGCCCGAGGCGGAACAGGATCTCTCCGTGCTGGACGACTGA